Within the Vagococcus carniphilus genome, the region CAGTTCATGTGAAGCAGTTTTCTAAGCTTTTTACCACTCATTTATCGGGTATTGTTTGTCCTAGCCAGCGGGTGGTGGATAAACTAAATGAATATGACATTACAACGCCTAAGTTTATTATCCCGACAGGAATTGATGTTTCCAAATTTAAACCGGTTCCTGAAGAGGAAAAACAAGCAGTTAAAAATAAATACCAACTAACAGATGAGCATCTTTTCTTACTATCGGTTAGTCGTATTTCCTATGAAAAAAATATTCAAACCATTTTAAATGGCATGCCTAAAGTGATAGAGGAGCTACCTCAAGCTAGGTTATTAATTGTAGGAGAAGGTCCTTACAAAAAAGATTTAGAAAAACAAGCAGAAGAACTAGGTATTTCTGACTATGTCATATTTGCTGGTGAAGTGCCAAATGAGGATATATCGCCGTTTTATCAGGCTGCTGATATCTTTGTTAGTGCCTCGGATTCGGAAACACAAGGTTTAACGTATACAGAAAGTATGGCAGCTAAAACACGAGTTGTCGCTAAAGGAAATGCTTATTTAGATCCTTTGTTTGATGATTTAAGTTTAGGGGTGACTTACAAAGAGGATGAAGATTTTGCTGATGCTCTGATTGAATATGTTAAGAATCCTCATGAAACAAAAGAAGCATTAATAAAAGAAAAACTTTACGAAATTTCAAGTGAGGCATTTGGAGAGAGAGTAGAAGAGTTTTATATTAAATCTACTAATTATTTTCGTTTGTATCAAGAAGAGGAAGAATCTCCAGAAGATGAAGGCCTCAACTCACTTAGAATTTTTAAAAAATAAGTGTGAGGTAGTCGATGAGTAGAAAAAATGGTATTTATTTAGGTATAGCTGTACTGCTAGGCTTTATCGTCATTTGGACAGAATTAAAAAAAGTGAGCTTTGATGAGATTTATGCGGAGATTGTTACTATCAAATGGGGTTGGCTAATCGTTGCTTTTCTCTGTATGTTAATACACTGGGGCATTGAGGGTAGAATTACTCAATTGTTTTTAAAGCGAAGTAATCCGGATTACTCTTTTAAAAATGCCTACCGAATTCCTTTGATCGAGCATTTATTTAATGCGATTACGCCGTTTTCAACAGGCGGACAACCTGCTCAGATAGTAGCTCTTGGAAAATCGGGAGTTGATTATGGCGTCGCGGCTTCTGTTTCTTTAATGAAGTTTATTGTTTATCAAGTCTGGATAGTTTTCAACTTTATCATTTGTATTGTTCTTGGATTTAAATGGGTATCTAATAGTCTGGAGAGTTTGTCCTATTTAATTTTAATTGGATTTGCTATTCATTTTATTGTTGTCTTTTGCCTACTGATGGTAATGTTTTGGCACTCACTAACTAAAAATATTGTTAATGGCGTGTTCAACTTTCTAAACCACCTTAAACTGGGTAAAAGGTTACAAAAATTTAGACAACCTTTATTAAATAAAATGACAACTTTCTATGAACAAAGTAATTATATGAGAAATCAGGGAACATTGATTTTTAAAACAAGTTTTTTAACGATTATGCAATTAATTATGTATTACATCGTACCGTATTTTGTTCTACTTGCTTTAAACACAGAAAATGTGAATGTTTTTAAAGTGATTGTCTTTCATGCATTCATTATTATGATTATTTCGCTTTTTCCAATTCCTGGTGGAACGGGAGGAGCAGAATATAGTTTTACACTTCTTTTTGGTACTTTTATTTTTGTGCCAGGGAAGCTAGTTTTAGCTATTTTTTTATGGCGTATAGTGACTTACTACATGGGAATTGTACTGGGATTAATTGCTTTATTTATTAAACCTGACATTTCTACTAATCAAACTAAAAGGATTGAAACAATTGTCTAACAGTCAATTTGTTTTAATCCTTTATTATTTCTCCATGCTTGTCTATAATTAAGGTATTAATACGAAGAGGTGAAGCTAATGGAGAAAATTGGATTTATCGGAACTGGTGTTATGGGAGCTTCGATTGTTAAACATTTACTAAATGCAGGTTATGAAGTAGCTGTCTATAATCGAACAAAAAGTAAGACAGATAATTTAGTTGAATTAGGCGCAACTTGGAAGGAAACACCTCAAGAAGTGACAGAAGCAAGTGATGTTATCTTTAGTATGGTTGGATTTCCAAAAGATGTTGAAGGTATTTATTATGGTGAAGCGGGCATTTTTAAAGCAGATATCAAAGGTAAAATTGTAGTTGATATGACAACTAGTACACCTTCTCTAGCTCAAAAAATTGCTGAAACAGCTAAAGAAGCTGGCGGTGTTAGTTTAGATGCCCCTGTTTCTGGTGGTGACTTAGGTGCTAAAAACGGCACATTAACTACGATGGTTGGTGGCGAAAAAGAAGCTTATACTAAAGTAGAACCAATTTTTAATGTCTTTAGTGGAAAAGTGAATTTACAAGGAGCACCTGGTAGTGGTCAACACACTAAGATGGCTAACCAAATTATGATCGCTGGAACTATGACAGGTATGACAGAACTTTTGGTTTATGCTAAAGCTGCTAATTTAGATTTAGAGAAAGTTTTAGATACAGTTGGCGGAGGAAGTGCAGCTAACTGGTCGTTAACAAATTATGCACCAAGAATTTTAAAACGTGATTTTACACCTGGATTCTTTGTTAAGCATTTTGTTAAAGATTTGAATATTGCTTTAGCTGAAGCTGAAAATATGAACATTGATTTACCAGCGACTAAAAAGGCTAGAGATCTATATGAAGCACTAATTGAGAGTGGTTTTGAAAATGATGGCACCCAAGCATTAATCAAACTTTGGTGGAATGATTAACTTTTTTCAAATTTTACCGAAAAAGTTCGATATTTTAAATGCATGTTGTGTATCTTTCTGTTACAATAAGACAGTAGAAATTTTAAGGAGGCTTGCTCTATGAAAAATTCTCAACTAACTGCAATCCTTAAGAGATTGAGTGCAATGGTAG harbors:
- a CDS encoding glycosyltransferase family 4 protein gives rise to the protein MKIGFFTDTYFPQVSGVSTSIRTLKQELEKRGHEVYIFTTTDPNASENEERIIRMPSIPFISFKERRVVVRGMLYAYYVAKDLELDIIHTHTEFGLGLLGKHVAKALEIPCVHTYHTMYEDYLHYIANGKLIRPVHVKQFSKLFTTHLSGIVCPSQRVVDKLNEYDITTPKFIIPTGIDVSKFKPVPEEEKQAVKNKYQLTDEHLFLLSVSRISYEKNIQTILNGMPKVIEELPQARLLIVGEGPYKKDLEKQAEELGISDYVIFAGEVPNEDISPFYQAADIFVSASDSETQGLTYTESMAAKTRVVAKGNAYLDPLFDDLSLGVTYKEDEDFADALIEYVKNPHETKEALIKEKLYEISSEAFGERVEEFYIKSTNYFRLYQEEEESPEDEGLNSLRIFKK
- a CDS encoding lysylphosphatidylglycerol synthase transmembrane domain-containing protein: MSRKNGIYLGIAVLLGFIVIWTELKKVSFDEIYAEIVTIKWGWLIVAFLCMLIHWGIEGRITQLFLKRSNPDYSFKNAYRIPLIEHLFNAITPFSTGGQPAQIVALGKSGVDYGVAASVSLMKFIVYQVWIVFNFIICIVLGFKWVSNSLESLSYLILIGFAIHFIVVFCLLMVMFWHSLTKNIVNGVFNFLNHLKLGKRLQKFRQPLLNKMTTFYEQSNYMRNQGTLIFKTSFLTIMQLIMYYIVPYFVLLALNTENVNVFKVIVFHAFIIMIISLFPIPGGTGGAEYSFTLLFGTFIFVPGKLVLAIFLWRIVTYYMGIVLGLIALFIKPDISTNQTKRIETIV
- a CDS encoding NAD(P)-dependent oxidoreductase; translation: MEKIGFIGTGVMGASIVKHLLNAGYEVAVYNRTKSKTDNLVELGATWKETPQEVTEASDVIFSMVGFPKDVEGIYYGEAGIFKADIKGKIVVDMTTSTPSLAQKIAETAKEAGGVSLDAPVSGGDLGAKNGTLTTMVGGEKEAYTKVEPIFNVFSGKVNLQGAPGSGQHTKMANQIMIAGTMTGMTELLVYAKAANLDLEKVLDTVGGGSAANWSLTNYAPRILKRDFTPGFFVKHFVKDLNIALAEAENMNIDLPATKKARDLYEALIESGFENDGTQALIKLWWND